The following proteins come from a genomic window of Elusimicrobiota bacterium:
- a CDS encoding DUF2147 domain-containing protein — protein sequence MCGEAVAGGPAPIGEWATVDDKTGKETGRVRIGARRGVLTGRVVAITDPRDRDAVCEDCPGEWKGRPVLGLPILRHVTRSAKTDDWAGGTILDPENGKTYRVRLRLLDNGKHLRVRGYLGPFYRTQVWRRVYKYGGVKSWKTPPRKKS from the coding sequence ATTTGCGGAGAAGCGGTGGCCGGCGGGCCCGCCCCGATCGGCGAATGGGCGACCGTGGATGACAAAACGGGTAAGGAAACCGGCCGGGTGCGCATCGGAGCGCGTCGGGGCGTGCTCACGGGGCGGGTGGTCGCGATCACGGACCCCCGGGACCGCGACGCTGTGTGCGAAGATTGCCCCGGGGAATGGAAGGGCCGGCCGGTTCTGGGTCTTCCGATTCTGCGCCACGTCACCCGTTCGGCGAAAACCGACGATTGGGCGGGCGGCACGATCTTGGACCCGGAAAACGGAAAAACCTACCGGGTGCGCTTGCGACTTTTGGACAATGGGAAACACCTTCGGGTCCGGGGGTACCTGGGCCCCTTTTACCGGACGCAGGTGTGGCGGCGGGTTTATAAATACGGGGGAGTGAAGTCATGGAAAACACCACCAAGAAAAAAATCCTAA
- a CDS encoding heme-binding domain-containing protein: MENTTKKKILKRGIGATVLLLGVLQFVPADRSNPPVEKEVDAPPAVRDVLRRACYDCHSHETVWPWYSRVAPVSLLVAHDVGEGREELNFSRWNFADAAVESRVRHRVWHEVEEEEMPLWFYVPLHPEARLSAADKETLRAWALASTAPATTAGPVLSTEDVR, encoded by the coding sequence ATGGAAAACACCACCAAGAAAAAAATCCTAAAGCGCGGGATCGGGGCCACCGTCCTCCTTTTGGGCGTCCTTCAATTCGTGCCGGCGGATCGTTCCAACCCGCCGGTGGAAAAAGAAGTGGACGCGCCGCCGGCGGTTCGGGACGTCCTCCGCCGGGCCTGCTACGACTGTCATTCCCACGAAACCGTTTGGCCCTGGTACAGCCGTGTGGCCCCGGTGTCGCTCCTGGTTGCGCACGATGTGGGGGAGGGGCGCGAAGAATTGAATTTTTCCCGTTGGAATTTCGCCGACGCCGCCGTGGAGTCCCGTGTTCGCCATCGCGTCTGGCACGAGGTGGAGGAGGAGGAAATGCCCCTTTGGTTTTATGTCCCCCTTCACCCGGAGGCCCGCTTGAGCGCCGCCGATAAGGAAACGCTCCGGGCCTGGGCGCTGGCGTCGACGGCCCCCGCGACGACGGCGGGGCCCGTCCTCTCGACCGAGGACGTCCGCTGA
- a CDS encoding sigma-70 family RNA polymerase sigma factor, protein MISRCQSGDGRAFAALMDLYRHKIFSLTQRVCAQAPAEADDVFQETFLTAFKEIQKFRGASRLGTWLYRIASNLCWTRLRRRRRAVSLGGEEGLPPDLARGLLSPPDDPAETARQREIQRAVGEALARLSVDYRMVVALSDLRGLKNETIAGALSLSLSAVKSRLHRGRNMLKKQLKLHRP, encoded by the coding sequence TTGATTTCGCGCTGTCAGTCGGGAGACGGCCGGGCTTTCGCCGCCCTCATGGACCTCTACCGGCACAAGATCTTTTCCCTCACCCAACGGGTCTGTGCCCAGGCCCCGGCGGAGGCCGACGACGTTTTCCAGGAAACCTTCCTCACGGCGTTCAAGGAAATCCAAAAATTCCGGGGCGCCTCGCGGTTGGGCACCTGGCTTTATCGCATCGCCTCGAACCTTTGCTGGACGCGCCTGCGCCGGCGCCGACGGGCGGTTTCTTTGGGGGGCGAGGAGGGGTTGCCCCCGGACTTGGCCCGGGGGCTGTTGTCGCCCCCGGATGACCCCGCCGAAACCGCGCGTCAGCGGGAAATTCAAAGAGCCGTGGGCGAGGCCCTGGCCCGCTTGTCCGTGGACTATCGAATGGTGGTGGCTTTGAGCGACCTGCGCGGATTGAAGAACGAAACCATCGCGGGGGCGCTCTCCTTGAGCCTTTCGGCGGTGAAGAGCCGATTGCATCGAGGAAGGAACATGTTGAAAAAACAACTCAAATTGCATAGGCCATAA
- a CDS encoding DUF2892 domain-containing protein, with protein MKCNVGGADRAIRIVAGLVLISLVFVGPKTPWGWIGAVPLLTGLFKFCPAYFLFKLNTACCKEECAPKS; from the coding sequence ATGAAATGCAATGTCGGCGGGGCGGACCGAGCGATTCGGATCGTGGCGGGTTTGGTGTTGATTTCTCTGGTGTTCGTGGGGCCCAAGACCCCCTGGGGCTGGATCGGCGCGGTGCCGCTCTTGACCGGTCTTTTTAAATTTTGCCCGGCGTATTTCCTTTTCAAGCTCAACACCGCCTGCTGCAAAGAGGAGTGCGCTCCCAAGTCCTAA
- a CDS encoding TetR/AcrR family transcriptional regulator: MPRPSRALDQRLLTAARQLVEAKGFSALTVRAVSARARVNPGMFHYHFKNRRVFKQRMFALFYEDFFRDFLGALGDERDPVLRLRRALTFLGTFIRDHRGLGLALVQDALAGDADTLALIRTHFLRHGRLILEALAEGQAAGRLRPTPLPNVIVSVLGTVGLPFILLEALRRAGTREPFGFSWNVFEEAVAGDAGLAERIQLLIRGLSRGA; this comes from the coding sequence ATGCCGCGCCCGTCCCGCGCTCTTGATCAACGCCTTTTAACCGCCGCCCGCCAATTGGTGGAGGCCAAAGGCTTTTCCGCGCTCACCGTGCGGGCCGTCTCCGCCCGCGCCCGGGTCAACCCCGGGATGTTCCATTACCACTTCAAAAACCGCCGCGTTTTCAAACAGCGCATGTTCGCCCTCTTCTACGAAGATTTCTTCCGGGATTTCCTCGGGGCCCTGGGGGACGAAAGGGACCCCGTGTTGCGTTTGCGGCGCGCGCTGACGTTTTTGGGAACCTTCATCCGCGACCACCGGGGCCTCGGCCTTGCGTTGGTTCAAGACGCCCTCGCGGGGGACGCCGACACCTTGGCCCTCATCCGCACCCACTTTCTTCGGCACGGACGGCTGATTCTCGAGGCCTTGGCCGAAGGGCAGGCGGCCGGGCGGTTGCGCCCGACGCCGCTGCCCAACGTGATTGTTTCGGTCCTGGGGACCGTGGGCCTGCCGTTCATCCTTTTGGAAGCCCTGCGCCGGGCGGGGACCCGGGAACCCTTCGGGTTTTCATGGAACGTTTTCGAGGAGGCGGTCGCGGGCGACGCCGGACTGGCCGAACGCATTCAACTGTTGATCCGGGGGCTGTCCCGTGGGGCGTGA
- a CDS encoding TolC family protein — protein MGRDARRWSALFLLGAAGTIAGSSRALTLEECVAAALARSPALVAADAVRTAAEARADSMRAQGVPKLSVDAQWRHLAVVPAFKPSPFAPAVEMGDNTNYSFGPQAQWSVWDSGQRRRAAAGLSHQAAARAAERDAAENELRWGVRRAYFQAMGAAERVRSVAEVLRLAEAQREDIRLRRDAGAASRQDWLQSDAEALGRRREFSEAQADLGAALRALFLLTRSPPPDLRRPLPRDVAERRPPDVPAATFVFESDDPAALRVRLVDAARRPFNAEAPDLRAADFAARAARDAAASVRAGRGPSVQLLARASRDYPNGPVKEVVQQNTLGATARWSIFEGGRSLRDAAEQDALATAAAARLDQTGEDRRFAWAQARERLASLTEEEDVQRRLVDRRREIAEVVYDSYKAGRASYLEVESANTTFLNARVQSARLTVEILTQLAWIDRWSAPEVP, from the coding sequence GTGGGGCGTGACGCGCGGCGATGGAGCGCGCTTTTCCTCCTCGGCGCCGCGGGGACGATCGCCGGGTCGTCCCGGGCGCTGACTTTGGAAGAGTGCGTCGCCGCGGCCCTGGCCCGTTCCCCGGCCCTCGTCGCCGCCGACGCGGTCCGGACCGCCGCCGAAGCCCGGGCGGACAGCATGCGCGCCCAGGGGGTTCCCAAATTGTCCGTCGACGCCCAATGGCGTCACCTCGCGGTGGTGCCGGCGTTTAAACCCAGCCCTTTCGCGCCCGCTGTTGAAATGGGGGACAACACCAATTATTCCTTCGGTCCCCAGGCCCAATGGTCGGTGTGGGATTCCGGCCAACGCCGTCGCGCCGCGGCCGGCCTTTCCCATCAAGCGGCCGCCCGCGCGGCCGAGCGTGACGCCGCCGAAAACGAGTTGCGATGGGGTGTCCGCCGCGCCTATTTTCAAGCCATGGGGGCCGCCGAACGGGTCCGCTCGGTGGCCGAGGTGCTTCGTTTGGCCGAAGCCCAGCGGGAGGACATCCGCCTGCGCCGCGACGCCGGGGCCGCCAGCCGACAGGATTGGCTGCAATCCGACGCCGAGGCCCTGGGACGACGTCGCGAATTCAGCGAAGCGCAGGCCGATCTGGGCGCGGCCCTCCGCGCGCTGTTCCTTTTGACCCGGTCGCCCCCACCGGACCTGCGGCGACCTCTGCCCCGGGATGTGGCGGAACGTCGGCCGCCCGACGTTCCCGCCGCCACGTTCGTTTTTGAAAGCGACGACCCCGCCGCCCTCCGCGTCCGTTTGGTGGACGCGGCCCGCCGCCCGTTCAACGCCGAGGCGCCCGACCTCCGCGCCGCCGATTTCGCCGCGCGGGCGGCCCGGGACGCCGCGGCGTCGGTCCGCGCGGGGCGCGGCCCCAGCGTGCAACTCCTGGCCCGCGCCAGCCGTGACTACCCCAATGGCCCGGTGAAGGAGGTCGTCCAGCAAAACACCCTGGGCGCCACCGCCCGGTGGTCGATATTTGAGGGAGGGCGAAGCCTTCGGGACGCGGCCGAACAGGACGCCCTCGCGACGGCGGCCGCGGCCCGGCTCGACCAAACCGGGGAAGACCGCCGCTTTGCCTGGGCCCAAGCGCGGGAGCGGCTGGCGAGCTTGACCGAGGAGGAGGACGTCCAGCGCCGCCTGGTGGATCGCCGCCGGGAAATCGCCGAAGTGGTTTACGATTCCTACAAAGCCGGACGGGCGTCCTACTTGGAGGTGGAAAGCGCCAACACCACCTTTCTCAACGCGCGGGTGCAGAGCGCGCGCTTGACCGTCGAGATTCTGACCCAGTTGGCCTGGATCGACCGCTGGAGCGCCCCGGAGGTGCCATGA
- a CDS encoding efflux RND transporter periplasmic adaptor subunit, whose translation MKRKYLLVFPIAALVVLAVWRVRRHNAFAYAGTVEVAEVHLSARLAAPLTTLPVPEGAAVKAGDVVARLDAADLKLAADNAEKDYRRGRALNVKGSLSEEALDRLQFRRDDTAVRLSWATIVAPLTGTVIRRYREPGEWVVPGQKILTVADVSSPFVVVYVPAPVMARRALGEPVTVRCPDLGQSFDGRIVFIRSDAEFTPKNVQTRTERERLVFGIKVAIANPDGRLKAGMSVEVEWKPRAVDPGR comes from the coding sequence ATGAAACGAAAATATCTTCTCGTCTTTCCCATCGCGGCGCTGGTTGTCTTGGCCGTCTGGCGGGTCCGGCGTCACAACGCCTTCGCCTACGCGGGCACGGTCGAAGTCGCCGAGGTCCACCTGTCCGCCCGCTTGGCGGCTCCGCTCACGACCCTGCCCGTTCCGGAGGGCGCCGCGGTCAAAGCCGGGGACGTGGTGGCCCGCTTGGACGCGGCCGACTTGAAACTCGCGGCGGACAACGCCGAAAAAGACTACCGGCGCGGCCGCGCCCTCAACGTCAAGGGGTCCCTCTCCGAAGAGGCCCTGGACCGGCTGCAATTTCGGCGGGACGACACCGCGGTGCGCCTCTCCTGGGCGACGATCGTCGCCCCGCTGACGGGCACGGTGATTCGACGTTATCGGGAACCGGGCGAATGGGTGGTCCCCGGCCAAAAAATCCTCACGGTTGCCGACGTGTCATCCCCCTTCGTCGTGGTCTACGTGCCCGCCCCGGTCATGGCGCGGCGGGCGTTGGGGGAACCGGTCACGGTCCGTTGTCCCGACCTGGGGCAATCCTTCGATGGGCGGATCGTCTTCATTCGGAGCGACGCGGAATTCACCCCCAAGAACGTCCAAACACGCACCGAACGCGAGCGCCTCGTTTTTGGGATCAAAGTGGCCATCGCCAACCCCGACGGCCGGCTCAAGGCCGGCATGTCGGTCGAAGTGGAATGGAAACCCCGTGCTGTCGATCCGGGTCGATGA
- a CDS encoding ABC transporter ATP-binding protein has product MLSIRVDDLRKTIAGRPALDGLSAAFAPGTLHGLIGPDGAGKTTFLRLLAGLLRPSAGRIDYLRDGRPVPFDDVRPRLAYMPQTQSLYADLSVGEHLEFFRDLHAVPEGSYRPRRDRLLALTRLAPFVDRPAGQLSGGMYKKLGLMCALIASPEVLLLDEPTNGVDPVSRRDFWNLLYELRDGGLLVLIATAYMDEAERCDRVGVLDAGRWIANGPPRELLEDAGVPGFAELFIRRGSR; this is encoded by the coding sequence GTGCTGTCGATCCGGGTCGATGACCTGCGCAAAACGATCGCCGGCCGGCCCGCGCTGGACGGCCTGTCGGCGGCCTTCGCGCCGGGCACCCTGCACGGCCTGATCGGCCCCGACGGCGCCGGGAAAACCACTTTTCTCCGCCTCTTGGCGGGACTGCTCCGGCCTTCGGCCGGCCGGATCGATTACCTCCGCGACGGCCGACCCGTCCCTTTCGACGACGTCCGCCCCCGTTTGGCTTACATGCCCCAGACCCAAAGCCTTTACGCCGACCTGTCCGTGGGGGAGCATTTGGAATTTTTCCGGGACCTCCACGCCGTGCCGGAGGGGTCTTACCGTCCGCGGCGCGACCGTCTGCTGGCTTTGACGCGCCTGGCCCCTTTTGTGGATCGGCCCGCGGGTCAGTTGTCCGGCGGGATGTACAAAAAACTGGGGCTCATGTGCGCCCTGATCGCTTCGCCCGAGGTGTTGCTCCTCGATGAGCCCACCAACGGGGTCGACCCCGTCTCGCGCCGGGATTTTTGGAACCTTCTCTACGAATTACGCGACGGCGGCTTGCTCGTCTTGATCGCCACCGCCTATATGGACGAGGCGGAGCGGTGCGATCGTGTCGGGGTGCTGGACGCGGGACGCTGGATCGCGAACGGTCCCCCGCGGGAGCTTCTGGAGGACGCGGGGGTTCCCGGGTTCGCCGAATTGTTCATTCGCCGGGGAAGCCGATGA
- a CDS encoding SDR family oxidoreductase has protein sequence MSDTNPAEVLILGAGVLGAAIAAEFLLDGPWPVSVLIRPAPGRSTAQRLEELKTFLRDSGIPAEAIARLRGVVGDAAEAGWGLAPNDHDALRRGVTHVVHAAGPVRVNLTPAEARRDLVDATRGVLEFSRNAPRVQKLEYISSWGIAGNWKGRLPEGPLRAARCFHTAYEAAKAEAEDLVWAASTSLPVTVHRPTFVVGDSRTGRVRRFQVFYELMDLLGGRSTRGWIPRFPPLPLDAVPADFVARVVATSARQPDWAGRALNLSSRVGGAWTAAQYAERLPLLFAEAGEAVPPPHRIPWSVFRRAVPWMARWGPLRSRPLLRALRDFLSDMDSSAAAGFGVETAQTSAALSSAGIALPAVEEWIRPVLRRYAATRVGEGPR, from the coding sequence GTGAGCGACACCAACCCCGCCGAAGTCTTGATCCTGGGCGCCGGGGTGTTGGGCGCCGCCATCGCCGCTGAATTCTTGTTGGATGGGCCATGGCCGGTGTCGGTCCTGATCCGCCCCGCCCCGGGGCGATCGACCGCCCAACGACTCGAGGAACTTAAAACGTTTTTGCGGGATTCGGGAATTCCCGCCGAGGCGATCGCGCGGCTTCGGGGCGTCGTGGGCGACGCCGCCGAAGCGGGCTGGGGGTTGGCGCCCAACGACCACGACGCGCTGCGGCGCGGCGTGACCCATGTGGTTCACGCCGCGGGCCCCGTGCGCGTGAACCTGACCCCGGCGGAGGCCCGGCGCGATTTGGTCGACGCGACGCGCGGGGTTCTGGAATTTTCCCGAAACGCCCCCCGGGTCCAAAAACTGGAGTACATCAGTTCCTGGGGGATCGCCGGTAATTGGAAGGGACGCCTCCCGGAGGGCCCGCTGCGGGCGGCGCGGTGTTTTCACACCGCCTACGAGGCGGCCAAGGCGGAAGCCGAAGATTTGGTCTGGGCCGCGTCCACCTCGTTGCCGGTCACCGTGCACCGGCCCACGTTCGTTGTCGGGGATTCGCGCACGGGGCGCGTCCGTCGGTTCCAGGTCTTTTACGAGCTGATGGACCTCCTGGGGGGTCGCTCCACCCGAGGGTGGATCCCGCGGTTTCCCCCCCTGCCCCTGGACGCGGTGCCGGCGGATTTTGTCGCCCGGGTCGTCGCAACGTCCGCCCGGCAACCCGACTGGGCGGGACGGGCGCTGAACCTGAGCTCGCGCGTCGGCGGGGCGTGGACCGCCGCGCAATACGCCGAACGCCTGCCGCTGCTTTTCGCCGAGGCGGGGGAAGCGGTGCCGCCGCCCCACCGCATTCCCTGGTCGGTGTTTCGCCGCGCGGTCCCGTGGATGGCCCGTTGGGGTCCGCTCCGGTCCCGGCCCCTGCTGCGCGCGCTCCGTGACTTTCTGTCGGACATGGATTCCTCCGCGGCCGCGGGGTTCGGCGTCGAAACCGCCCAAACCTCCGCCGCGTTGTCCTCGGCGGGGATTGCCCTTCCCGCCGTGGAGGAATGGATCCGACCGGTGCTGCGCCGCTACGCGGCGACCCGCGTTGGGGAGGGCCCGCGATGA